In one Micromonospora polyrhachis genomic region, the following are encoded:
- a CDS encoding LacI family DNA-binding transcriptional regulator, protein MRARLSDIAQQAQVSEATVSRVLNDRPGVAPETRQAVLTALDVLGYERPARLRKRSAGLVGLVVPELDNPIFPAFAQSIESALAQTGFTPVLCTQTPGGVTEDEYVEMLLDRQVSGIVFVSGLHADTAADHERYRTLLARPLPIVLINGFAPGIPAPFVSCDDREAGELAVAHLVALGHRRIGLITGPSRFIPVQRKLAGYTAAMRRLVGVDDAELDELTELSLFGVEGGEAAAGRLLDRGVTGLVCGSDLMALGAIRAARHRGLSVPGELSVVGYDDSPLIAFTDPPLTTVRQPVISMAVAAVRALVDEINGHGAPHSEYVFRPELVARKSTAVAPSRSAVPAPQAVTQPTVAVPA, encoded by the coding sequence ATGCGCGCACGACTGTCCGACATCGCCCAACAGGCTCAGGTCAGCGAGGCGACGGTGTCGCGGGTGCTCAACGACCGTCCGGGAGTCGCCCCGGAGACCCGTCAGGCCGTGCTGACCGCCCTCGACGTTCTCGGCTACGAACGCCCGGCCCGGCTCCGTAAGCGCAGCGCCGGCCTGGTCGGCCTGGTAGTGCCGGAGCTGGACAACCCGATCTTCCCGGCCTTCGCCCAGAGCATCGAGTCCGCGCTGGCCCAGACCGGCTTCACGCCGGTGCTGTGCACCCAGACCCCGGGCGGGGTGACCGAGGACGAGTACGTCGAGATGCTGCTCGACCGGCAGGTCTCCGGCATCGTCTTCGTCTCCGGCCTGCACGCCGACACCGCCGCGGACCACGAGCGCTACCGCACCCTGCTCGCCCGGCCGCTGCCCATCGTCTTGATCAATGGGTTCGCACCCGGGATCCCGGCCCCCTTCGTCTCCTGCGACGACCGGGAAGCCGGTGAGCTGGCGGTGGCACACCTGGTGGCCCTCGGCCACCGTCGGATCGGACTGATCACCGGCCCCTCCCGGTTCATCCCGGTACAACGCAAGCTCGCTGGTTACACCGCCGCGATGCGCCGACTGGTCGGGGTGGACGATGCCGAGCTCGACGAGCTGACCGAGCTGTCACTCTTCGGCGTGGAGGGTGGCGAGGCGGCTGCCGGCCGGTTGCTGGACCGAGGAGTCACCGGTCTGGTCTGCGGCTCGGACCTGATGGCGCTCGGCGCGATCCGGGCCGCCCGACACCGGGGCCTGTCGGTGCCGGGCGAACTGTCGGTGGTCGGCTACGACGACTCCCCGCTGATCGCTTTCACCGACCCGCCGCTGACCACCGTGCGACAGCCGGTGATCTCGATGGCGGTGGCCGCGGTCCGGGCCCTGGTGGACGAGATCAACGGCCACGGGGCACCCCACTCCGAGTACGTCTTCCGACCCGAACTGGTGGCCCGGAAGTCGACCGCGGTCGCGCCGAGCCGATCGGCTGTCCCGGCACCACAGGCGGTTACCCAGCCCACTGTCGCCGTGCCCGCCTGA
- a CDS encoding glycoside hydrolase family 13 protein: MTATSSRTPSTTDVDWWRSAVVYQVYVRSFADSNGDGVGDLRGIRERLPYLRDLGVDALWLTPFYRSPMIDGGYDVADYRDVDPIFGNLADFDEMITEAHALGLRLIVDVVPNHSSDAHPWFVEALAAAPGSAERERYMFHDGKGDNGELPPNDWESIFGGPAWTRVPDGQWYLHLFDPAQPDLNWRNPEVRAEFEDVLRFWLDRGVDGFRIDVAHGMIKQEGLPDVGRTSADGSPQIELLGRGRLPYFDQDEVHDIYRAWRPILDSYPGGRMAVAEAWAETPQRLARYIGPDELHQAFNFDFLDATWSADSFHKVIDTALAESTIVGAPTTWVLSNHDKHRHVTRYGDGPVGLRRARAAALLMLALPGCAYLYQGEELGLPEVLDLPDELRQDPAFLRTGQTRDGCRVPLPWSGELPPYGFGPAGCELSWLPAPTTWANLSVAAQTGDPASTLELYRAALRIRRSHPALVDGPTTDTGTDALAWLTTEPEVLAFSRAATPDAPALVCVVNFGDAPVRVADHGNLILASEPLDESSGQPMLPVDAAAWFERP; encoded by the coding sequence ATGACTGCCACCAGCAGCCGTACCCCCTCCACCACCGACGTCGACTGGTGGCGCTCCGCAGTCGTCTACCAGGTGTACGTACGCAGCTTCGCCGACTCCAATGGGGACGGCGTCGGAGACCTGCGTGGCATCCGTGAGCGGCTGCCGTACCTGCGGGACCTCGGGGTGGACGCGCTCTGGCTGACCCCGTTCTACCGCTCTCCGATGATCGACGGCGGCTACGACGTGGCCGACTACCGCGACGTCGACCCGATCTTCGGCAACCTCGCCGACTTCGACGAGATGATCACGGAAGCGCACGCCCTGGGGCTGCGGCTCATCGTGGACGTCGTGCCCAACCACAGCTCCGACGCGCACCCCTGGTTCGTCGAGGCCCTGGCCGCCGCGCCCGGCTCCGCCGAGCGGGAGCGCTACATGTTCCACGACGGCAAGGGCGACAACGGCGAACTACCGCCCAACGACTGGGAGTCCATCTTCGGCGGACCGGCCTGGACCCGGGTGCCCGACGGGCAGTGGTACCTGCACCTGTTCGATCCCGCCCAACCCGACCTCAACTGGCGCAACCCGGAAGTACGCGCCGAGTTCGAGGACGTGCTGCGGTTCTGGCTGGACCGGGGCGTGGACGGCTTCCGCATCGACGTGGCCCACGGCATGATCAAGCAGGAGGGACTGCCGGACGTCGGCCGTACCTCCGCCGACGGCTCACCCCAGATCGAACTGCTCGGCCGGGGCCGGCTGCCCTACTTCGACCAGGACGAGGTGCACGACATCTACCGCGCCTGGCGGCCCATCCTGGACAGCTACCCCGGCGGACGGATGGCCGTCGCCGAGGCGTGGGCCGAGACCCCACAGCGACTGGCCCGCTACATCGGGCCGGACGAGCTGCACCAGGCATTCAACTTCGACTTCCTGGACGCCACCTGGTCGGCCGACTCATTCCACAAGGTGATCGACACCGCACTGGCCGAGTCCACCATCGTGGGTGCACCGACCACCTGGGTGCTCTCCAACCATGACAAGCATCGGCACGTCACCCGGTACGGCGACGGCCCGGTCGGGCTGCGCCGGGCCCGCGCCGCCGCCCTGCTCATGCTCGCCCTGCCCGGTTGCGCCTACCTCTACCAGGGCGAGGAACTGGGCCTGCCGGAGGTGCTGGACCTCCCCGACGAGCTACGCCAGGACCCGGCCTTCCTGCGTACCGGCCAGACCCGGGACGGCTGCCGGGTGCCACTGCCGTGGAGCGGCGAGCTGCCCCCGTACGGCTTCGGACCGGCAGGCTGCGAACTCTCCTGGCTACCGGCCCCCACGACCTGGGCGAACCTGTCGGTGGCCGCCCAGACCGGCGACCCGGCCTCGACGCTGGAGCTCTACCGCGCGGCGCTGCGGATTCGCCGGAGTCACCCGGCGCTGGTCGACGGCCCGACCACCGACACCGGGACCGACGCCCTGGCCTGGCTGACCACCGAGCCGGAGGTACTGGCCTTCAGCCGGGCGGCAACGCCCGACGCGCCCGCGCTGGTCTGCGTGGTCAACTTCGGTGACGCCCCGGTCCGGGTCGCCGACCATGGCAACCTGATCCTCGCCAGCGAGCCGCTCGACGAGTCCAGCGGGCAGCCGATGCTGCCGGTCGACGCCGCGGCCTGGTTCGAACGGCCCTGA
- a CDS encoding carboxymuconolactone decarboxylase family protein, with translation MEARMNGAANPDVITAIQHLYKAIHAGGVDRRLLSLVHLRTSQINGCSPCVFASIESARKADETDERLHNVVAWRDTPFYTEEERTALALTEAATRLQDGAPGVTDEIWDAAADHFSEEQLGAIILEIAMTNFFNRINRTVREQAGKTW, from the coding sequence ATGGAAGCACGCATGAACGGCGCGGCGAACCCCGACGTGATCACCGCGATCCAGCACCTCTACAAGGCGATTCATGCCGGGGGCGTCGACAGGCGCCTCCTGTCGTTGGTACATCTGCGTACCAGCCAGATCAATGGTTGTAGCCCGTGCGTATTCGCCTCGATCGAGTCGGCACGGAAGGCTGATGAGACGGACGAGCGGCTGCACAACGTGGTCGCGTGGCGCGATACGCCCTTCTACACGGAGGAGGAGCGGACAGCCCTTGCCCTGACCGAGGCCGCCACCCGGCTTCAGGACGGCGCACCGGGCGTGACCGACGAGATCTGGGACGCCGCCGCCGACCATTTCAGCGAGGAGCAACTGGGCGCGATCATCCTGGAGATCGCGATGACCAACTTCTTCAACCGGATCAACCGTACGGTCCGGGAGCAGGCTGGTAAGACCTGGTAA